In Mytilus edulis chromosome 7, xbMytEdul2.2, whole genome shotgun sequence, a single genomic region encodes these proteins:
- the LOC139483396 gene encoding E3 ubiquitin-protein ligase TRIM71-like, whose translation MDSSFDHCGVCTSRHVSKLSWVWCSDCDEGLCQDCTEHHSLSKATRNHKTVPIGEYQKLPSFIANINLHCDEHDEKYQLYCKEHNSMLCRKCVISEKHAECKEMIPVEDVIQNAKTSVTFSEIESSFQEIKEILKLILEDKQKNVSSLSDSKKKLESEISAIRRQINQHLDQIQDLFIAEFNRAVENATQQIQSFIASLKNNQREIDECIEDVENIKKYATDMQTFLGIDQLENKLNKSENDIQSWTDGKRLCSTVVSYNINSFLQNICYDITSFGKPIIDVQPCELSLHRKKEGQAQLTVSLEPKSSVEHITLKLKTQFNTLCTEVSCCCISPCGKLAVSNFEPSYLNLFAPDGKYEKAIKNIMPNINDVTYVDNEIVAVVSYYDKTFSVICSTEDLGSRLTVNCAWPSFFLCNDSSHG comes from the coding sequence ATGGATTCCTCTTTTGATCATTGTGGTGTTTGTACTTCAAGACATGTCTCTAAGCTCTCATGGGTTTGGTGCTCCGACTGCGATGAAGGACTATGCCAAGACTGTACAGAACATCATAGCTTGTCAAAGGCAACAAGAAACCACAAGACTGTTCCGATTGGTGAATATCAAAAGTTGCCATCATTTATCGCGAACATTAATCTGCACTGCGATGAACACGACGAGAAGTATCAATTGTATTGCAAGGAGCACAATTCCATGTTGTGCAGAAAATGCGTCATTTCTGAGAAACATGCAGAATGTAAAGAAATGATTCCCGTTGAAGATGTCATTCAAAATGCTAAAACATCTGTAACCTTTTCAGAAATTGAGTCCTCATTCcaagaaataaaagaaattctTAAACTTATCCTCGAGGACAAACAAAAGAATGTGTCTTCACTATCAGATTCCAAAAAGAAACTCGAGTCCGAGATATCAGCGATTCGACGCCAGATAAATCAACACCTTGATCAAATTCAAGACCTTTTCATCGCTGAATTTAACAGAGCTGTGGAAAATGCAACCCAACAAATACAGAGCTTCATTGCATCTTTGAAGAATAACCAAAGGGAAATAGACGAGTGTATAGAAGATGTAGAAAACATAAAGAAATATGCAACAGACATGCAAACATTTTTAGGAATCgatcaattagaaaacaaattgaataaatcGGAAAACGACATACAGTCTTGGACTGATGGTAAGAGATTGTGTTCCACCGTGGTGTCTTACAATATAAACTCTTTCTTGCAAAACATCTGTTATGACATAACTTCGTTCGGTAAACCTATCATAGATGTTCAACCATGTGAACTATCATTACACAGAAAGAAAGAGGGCCAAGCACAGTTGACGGTAAGTCTAGAACCTAAATCTTCAGTTGAGCATATAACGCTGAAATTAAAAACGCAGTTCAACACTTTATGTACTGAGGTTTCATGCTGTTGTATTTCACCTTGCGGTAAACTTGCGGTGTCAAACTTTGAGCCTTCGTATTTGAATTTGTTTGCACCTGATGGAAAATATgaaaaagcaattaaaaacaTAATGCCTAATATTAATGATGTTACATATGTCGACAATGAAATTGTTGCGGTCGTATCATATTACGATAAGACTTTCAGCGTTATATGCTCAACTGAAGATTTAGGTTCTAGACTTACCGTCAACTGTGCTTGGCCCTCTTTCTTTCTGTGTAATGATAGTTCACATGGTTGA
- the LOC139483619 gene encoding uncharacterized protein: MASSFDHCGICSSRHVSKPSVVWCPHCDEGLCQDCIEHHSLSKATRNHKTVPFDEYHKLPSFIANINLHCDEHNEKYQLFCKEHNEVLCRKCAISAKHVECKEMFPVEDVIQNAKTSVTFTEIESSFQEMKENLKLILEDRQTNISSLFGSKQKIESLISAIRRQINQHLDEIQDHFIVELNKAVEKSTHQIQTFIASLKNNQRETDECIEDVESIKNHATDMQTYIGTRLLENKLNQIENDMQSWINGGSLAHTVVSYEIDTVLNNIKNEITTFGKPVVGVQSCKLPIRRTKESQAQLMKVKAEPKTIDHITLTLKTKIKTSASNVSGCCILHCGRLVISNYDPSFLLLLTPDGILEKKITNIMPKIFDVSCVGKETIAVASASDKNISIVSLESGKTIKRIQTIFPCLGLTYTNGSLIVSPNNGQLQEISLGNNKTNTICSSISSNYVASLGNKLFFGKGEETDTIICQNRNGEMLWTFTNKTALRKHRCIAVDEFGNVFVAGNKSNSVVAISSDGKEHKILLSKTDLVLKPWAIDYNIKLKSLLVANERNGQVLVYNVNYA; encoded by the coding sequence ATGGCTTCCTCTTTTGATCATTGTGGTATTTGTAGTTCAAGACACGTTTCTAAGCCATCCGTGGTTTGGTGCCCACACTGTGATGAAGGACTATGCCAAGACTGTATAGAACACCACAGCTTGTCAAAGGCAACAAGAAACCACAAGACTGTTCCTTTTGACGAATACCATAAATTGCCATCATTTATCGCGAACATCAATCTGCACTGCGATGAACACAACGAGAAGTACCAATTGTTTTGCAAGGAGCACAATGaagttttatgtagaaaatgcgcTATTTCTGCGAAACATGTAGAATGTAAAGAAATGTTCCCCGTTGAAGATGTCATTCAAAATGCTAAAACATCTGTAACCTTTACCGAAATCGAGTCCTCATTCcaagaaatgaaagaaaatctTAAACTTATCCTTGAGGACAGACAAACGAATATATCTTCGCTGTTTGGTTCGAAACAGAAAATAGAGTCACTCATATCAGCCATTCGACGCCAGATAAATCAACACCTTGATGAAATACAAGACCATTTCATTGTTGAATTAAACAAAGCTGTGGAAAAATCGACCCATCAAATACAAACTTTCATTGCATCACTGAAGAATAACCAAAGAGAAACAGACGAGTGTATAGAAGATGTAGAAAgcataaaaaatcatgcaaccGATATGCAAACATATATAGGAACAAGGcttttagaaaataaactgaatcaaatagaaaatgacatgcaGTCTTGGATAAATGGTGGTAGTTTGGCTCACACTGTAGTTTCGTACGAGATAGACACTgtattaaataacattaaaaacgAAATAACTACGTTCGGAAAACCTGTTGTAGGCGTGCAATCATGTAAACTGCCAATACGAAGGACGAAAGAGAGCCAGGCTCAGTTGATGAAAGTAAAGGCGGAGCCTAAAACAATTGATCATATCACATTGACcttaaaaacgaaaataaaaacatCAGCGTCAAATGTGTCAGGTTGCTGTATTTTGCATTGCGGTAGACTTGTGATTTCAAACTATGACCCCTCGTTTTTGTTGTTATTAACACCTGATGggatacttgaaaaaaaaataactaacatAATGCCCAAAATTTTTGATGTTTCTTGTGTCGGTAAAGAAACTATTGCAGTAGCATCAGCTTCTGATAAAAACATTTCAATAGTTAGTCTTGAATCAGGGAAAACAATAAAAAGGATCCAAACAATCTTTCCCTGTCTAGGCTTGACTTACACAAATGGCAGTTTAATAGTTTCCCCAAATAATGGACAGTTGCAGGAAATCAGCTTAGGGAATAACAAGACAAATACCATTTGTAGTTCTATTTCCTCAAATTATGTCGCCTCTCTGGGAAATAAACTGTTCTTTGGAAAAGGCGAAGAAACAGATACCATCATCTGTCAAAACAGGAACGGTGAGATGCTGTGGACATTTACAAACAAAACGGCTTTACGAAAACACAGGTGTATCGCAGTAGATGAATTCGGAAATGTGTTCGTCGCTGGGAACAAATCAAATAGCGTCGTTGCAATATCTTCTGATGGCAAAGAACACAAAATACTCCTTTCAAAAACAGACTTGGTTTTAAAACCATGGGCAATCGACTACAACATCAAATTGAAATCTTTGCTTGTGGCAAACGAACGAAATGGTCAAGTACTTGTATACAATGTTAACTATGCTTAA